Below is a window of Cannabis sativa cultivar Pink pepper isolate KNU-18-1 unplaced genomic scaffold, ASM2916894v1 Contig5, whole genome shotgun sequence DNA.
TTCGTCATATGGTACGTAATACTAAGCACTGACCTGACTTGGTATTCTAGAATTATAGAACACTGAAGATTTCAGTGGTTCAAAGGTATAATTCGGTGATGTATGAAGATAAATGGAATAGAGACCTTGATGCCCCTTGAAAAACCTTTCCCATAGAGGTGCCAAAGGCATTTTACCTTTTGTCAAGAACATAAAGGCTACCTTTGGGATCCTATTGTATGGAAACTCAACAACATTTGGTATCATTGAGGCTCTCCAAAACAGTTCCTCATCGCTCATCGAATGCTGTAACTCTTTAGGAGCTATCCAATCTCCGAATTCCATTTTCACTCTCCTCTTTGAAAACTCACACGACGGTAAATCAGAATTGTAAGATGTGTCGTTTCGGGGATGAGAATGTGTATTCAATTGAGGAAAGAAAGTGTCGTCTGATGAGCTTAAGAAGTTTAGGATACGATTATGAATGAAGAGACCTAGAATCAAAGCAAAGAAAGTCAGCATCAAAGAGAGTATTATTGTGGTTCTGATATGAAAATTGCTTAAGTTTGCTTCTCTTTTGATGCGTATGTAAAGGTCATTTACAAAGACGGTTATTTTACTATCTTTCATCATAaaccaaagtaaaaaaaataaaaaataactgttGGGGGGTAAATTTTTGGACACATGAGAAGTGACTTCTAATTATATATTGCTAGGATTAAGTGCATGCATGACTATCATGTGTAAAAAAGTTTATAAAAGAAAACGAAAAATGGgtattttttaatgtaattttagTCGTATTAAACACAACTTGAAACAAAGCATGATTAGAGAGAAGAgtagaaagaagaaaagagaaaaaaaaaatggtagtttTCCTTTTCGGGTGAGTAACTTGTGACGGTATCCGGTTATTATTGAGAAAGAGAAGATTTTTGGCCAACAAATCTTAATTTGGAGATGGGGTTTTGGTGAGAGTGAAGAATAtgaagaaataaaagaaaaaaaaaaggtaacttTCTTACAACAAGTTCATATTTTTCATAAGAACCATATTCACTACACCAAGCAAGCTCTCTTGCCTTTTATCATTAGGATAGTAATGTATGGCTTTACCAACTTTAATGTCTTAAATTATGCTGTAAATCAAATTGGAATTTATTGCTAACCCTTTTTAACAGAATAAAACACAGCAAAGACCGCCACAGCGCTAATAACAAGTAACTTTGAAGACCTTAACTTGTGATTTTTCGACGTAAAGGTATTGGTAAGCATTGTGCAAATCCAACGAGATAAGAACCGCAGCCCACATGTTTTTTGGAACTTCTGGATGGAAAATCCCTACATAAACCAATGCAGCAATCTTTAATTTAGATCTAATATGATTTCAAACTCAATGTGGTAAGCAATACTTTAAGAAGTTCTAAGATTTGACATTGGAGTAGTCTAACCTAAAGTTTGGTAGGTGGTGAAATGTGCCAAATGAGAAGCTATTACTCAATGGAACTATAATTTACTCAAGTCGTCAGCGAATGTAGCGACGCTGGCGTTGAAAGTTTCTAAAGAGAAACCCTGCACATTCTCAAAAACAACTGTTGGATTTTGACTCTAGAAAGGAATACACATATCCCCATTTCATGCAAGCTTGCAAAAATAATTACACACTAACTAATTAAGCATTATGCATAACAATGGAGTGATAACAAGAAACCAGGAAGAAACAAGTATGGTTTTgattttgaaattatgaaaGGAAATACAAAATTTGAGGATTTTGTTTTATGTGAACTAATTTTAAtggctaattatgatttttgccaCCTGAACTTATCAGactgttaaaaattccccttcgaactattgagattgttggatttaaagagTTCTGTCCAATTCCATTCAACTTTACTAATGTGGTGATTGTTCATGTACTAAATTGTGTCCTCTGAATTTTGATATCTACCGAACTATAcccctgaattttgacatgtaccaaatcgtgGCCCCCTGAATTTTTATCCATGTCCAAAATCTGTtagtaaaattggacaaaaatccttaaatttaacaacctgaatagttcagggggaactTTTAACAGCCtaaaaagttcaaggggcatgacttggtatatgtcaaaatttggGAGACAAAATTCCTAATTATTCTTTTTGTAAAACTATGCTCAAAATTAACAGTTAACTTccaatttcctatttaatatacTACTATGACCTACAAGGaatcaaatatttcaaattaagacAATGTTTAAGAAGTTGATCACCAAGGCTCTTCTTAAACAAGGACTAACCACAAAGCATGCCAACAGTGGATTATTTTAAATGGGGAACAAGTAGATCCAGCCGAGCTGGATCTTTCATAAGCATGCGAAGCGTGCATCATTCGATCGAAATGAACATAATTGTATCAGAAATCTGTAATAAATATTACCTTTGGCAATTTATCTTGCTGGGCCAGATGATCCACATGAAGTCTGACATTTGATCCAGCAAAAGGCCATGCTCGTTTATCAACCTCGGAATATACATTTGCTACTATGTCAAACAGTGTAACTGCTCCATTTTCTATGGCTTTTAGAATAGAAGCTTCTCTACTTCTACGGTTCCTGAAAATTAATGATAATACATGTCATTGTTTCATAGTATTAGAACGTAAATATTACAATAATCtgaaaatttatattgaaccacaATGCATGCACTGTCAtgaaaagaagaaagagaaagtgagtTATTTTCCATACTGTAGATATCCACAAAGCATGTGCTTTGGCCATAGGTTAACCCTCCCATGCATTGGGATCAAAACATGTGGAGAAAGGTCCATAAATTTGTAAGTTGATTTGAAATACTCCTGCATAAACAAAATAGTTTTTCATAAGCTGAGTtgtgattttcaaatatttaaacatTTAGCATATGATATCTCTATGCTTGACATTTAATTCAATAACTTTTTGGGGTTTTAAGCAaatcatttttcaaataattgaCCTCCACAAATGTTAAAGTGAATAATATGGAACTTGTCcacaactctttaaaaaaacattaatagTTGTTTTAAAGACATTAAGTGAAATTAATAAGTCCACCCTATTTTCCATCTCTCATCTTAGTATCAACTACTTTGATCTCCTCTTCGGTTAATGTGAACCTATTTGTCAATAGCTCTTGTTGAAAGCTTGAAGTGGCTATACAGATTGGAAAACTGAGAGAGCACATTGAAAATGGCATTAATTATATGAAACCTATGGCCATTGGATCCAATCAATTCAGGAATCAAAATATATAGTAGTGCAAGGTATGAAACAGCAATGAGCTAAAACACAAATTGAAGTACTTAACAGAAGCAAAAGAATTAGTTCATAATACACTTACTGTCATATTTCCGCCAGAGGTAACGTCCAAGACAGCACTTCCTTGACTGAAACAAACACAAAAGAATAGTTATCAGTGAAGATTCTAGCCCCACAAAAAAAATTCAGAACATGTAAAACATAAACGGTGAAAGTAGTAGAGATCAGGGGGTTACTTTGTCTACAATAACATTGGTTCATCTCATACTTCAAACACTAGAATGGTAAAGGAAGGAATGAAGTGAAGTGTGTACtactaaaaaaaatcttaccCCACACAATGATCACCGACAATCAAGGAATGAGTACTGGCATGAAGCAATGCCAAATGGCCATCTGTGTGTCCCTGGACAACAAAATCAGTTTAATATCAGATTAGAGACAACAATGTAGAGAAAGGTTTTGGTGATGTGTATAGCCTTATTGCTTGCTCCAAGCCGAGATGATACTAATGGTATAACTAAGTGCTGACTCGAGAACTAGATCTCAGAACCATGAGTTTTACCAACATTAAAAGGAAATATGCTGACCCTAAGATTAATAAAAAGTACATAAATCTTCTATTattcttttttcctttctttagctttctttattaatttgtaCATGAAGTTCATAAGTAGTTGTGGCCGTTGGTGtcatcatcattattattatcattgcAAAACAGACAATAAGTTGTAAATTCTACACTTGTTCAGCTTATTACCGGAGAAAAAACGACATTCAATCGATGACCCCCAATGCAAATGTCTTCACCTCCAGAAATTGAAGTATATCCAAGTGACCAGTCATCTGTAATAATACAAAGACAAATGTCTGAAAATATAAGCTCTCAAGAACAAAAAAAACTTATAGGAAAATCCAGTTCTGACACTAAATAGTAAAGACAGTGAAAACATAGTTCCAAAAGTTTAGTGGTTCATCATGTTAAAAACTAAACAGAAAGTATCTACTTTATCGAAATATTTCTATGGCAAATAATAACAAAGAAGAAATGGAAATTAAGACAATAGTTATAACTAGACACAATCACCATTTGTATTATGTCAAACTGTAACACTGTAACCTTTTCTGAGGCGACGAAATGTATTTTCATGTGCTAATAAGACAGCATCAGGGTTGCACTTTTGGACAGCCGATAAACCtgacaaagaaaaaaaacaataataaagacaACGAACTTCTGATAAGCTGCTTACCAATACTTACCATCTACATCTGTTATGTTTCTTATCAATGAATTCGGTCTGCTTCGAGTGAATGGATAATCTGAGAATGAGAAAAATGGAATTTGTATACTTACCATCTACATGGTCGCGGTGATGATGAGTAAGAAAGACAACCAACTTCTTTGGCAGAGAAGCAACAATATTCTTGAGCTGAACATGTaaacagcataaataataaaaggaaaaagaaatcaCACATCATAAATTCACATATTACAATAGTAAAAAGTAAGAGATCCCCATTAGGATACTGTAGGTCAAGATCTTAGGCACTGCataatgcatactccatactcTAGACCAATGAAAGAGAATCTCTTTTACTTAGGTCAAGCAAAAGATAGCAAAAACTAAAATTCGGTTGTCAAAGGCAGCAGAATAGCAATGTTTCAACATAAATTTTCAAGGCATACCTCTTCATGGAGGTAAGAGTGACAACCTGGATCAACTATTAATGCATCTCCACTAGCAACAGAAC
It encodes the following:
- the LOC133033365 gene encoding uncharacterized protein LOC133033365 produces the protein MAAIIYKLVLIINNPLNQSEFLLVKQTRPSKFGDEEYDSYVDSDLWDFPSTPLNLVNGGNESSSVEVKGAESYSEKIELRNFDVDLAINRIKDQLVIGVAELRDMRVRKYVEEAEFGPPPIVQTLFVDGNFVAGGEHLKESCKWMSVQSCLNWLVEVTPSTDRVGPLAVTGLLNDSLPSRAWKVPHHLNYQEYPPGVTLVPMQSRTGKPFLTTNLIVFAPDCSSDYSRDISSVASGDALIVDPGCHSYLHEELKNIVASLPKKLVVFLTHHHRDHVDGLSAVQKCNPDAVLLAHENTFRRLRKDDWSLGYTSISGGEDICIGGHRLNVVFSPGHTDGHLALLHASTHSLIVGDHCVGQGSAVLDVTSGGNMTEYFKSTYKFMDLSPHVLIPMHGRVNLWPKHMLCGYLQNRRSREASILKAIENGAVTLFDIVANVYSEVDKRAWPFAGSNVRLHVDHLAQQDKLPKGFSIQKFQKTCGLRFLSRWICTMLTNTFTSKNHKLRSSKLLVISAVAVFAVFYSVKKG